A genomic stretch from Chryseobacterium sp. SNU WT5 includes:
- a CDS encoding ABC-F family ATP-binding cassette domain-containing protein, translated as MLTVSNLSLQFGKRVLFDEVNIMFSKGNCYGIIGANGAGKSTFLKILTGQQDPTSGSVSLEPGKRMSVLEQDHFAYDNFTVLETVLRGNQKLFEIKTEMDNLYAKEDFSDADGIKAGELGVLYDEMGGWNSESDAMTMLSNVGIKDEMHYQMMSELENQNKVKALLAQALFGNPDVLILDEPTNDLDIETIAWLEDFLSTYENTVIVVSHDRHFLDTVCTHIGDLDYAKLNLYTGNYSFWYQASQLATRQRQQANKKAEDKKKELQDFIARFSSNVAKAKQATARKKMIDKLNIEDIKPSSRRYPAIIFDTEREAGDQILEIKGLEKTKDGELLFSKIDLNLKKGDKVAIISKNSLAITEFFQILSGNVEADKGEFNWGITTNQSYMPLDNASFFQENISLVDWLRQFTKNDEERHEEYMRGFLGKMLFSGDEALKSCTVLSGGEKMRCMFSRMMLQRANVLLLDEPTNHLDLESITTLNNSLVNFKGNILLSSHDHEMLQTVCNRVVELTPKGIIDREMTYDEYLEDKKVKELQQQMYS; from the coding sequence ATGTTAACAGTATCTAATTTATCTTTACAATTCGGAAAAAGAGTACTTTTTGACGAGGTAAATATCATGTTTAGCAAAGGAAATTGCTACGGAATTATTGGCGCCAATGGTGCAGGTAAATCTACCTTTCTAAAAATATTAACGGGTCAGCAAGATCCTACCAGCGGATCCGTATCCTTGGAACCTGGAAAAAGAATGTCAGTATTAGAGCAAGATCACTTTGCCTACGATAATTTTACCGTGCTAGAAACTGTATTAAGAGGTAATCAAAAGCTTTTTGAAATAAAAACTGAAATGGATAACCTTTATGCAAAAGAAGATTTCTCTGATGCAGACGGTATTAAAGCAGGAGAATTAGGCGTTCTTTATGATGAAATGGGAGGCTGGAACTCTGAATCGGATGCGATGACGATGCTTTCTAACGTAGGCATCAAAGATGAAATGCATTACCAGATGATGAGCGAGTTAGAAAATCAAAATAAAGTAAAAGCACTTTTAGCACAGGCTCTATTTGGTAATCCAGATGTTTTAATTCTTGATGAACCTACCAATGACCTGGACATTGAGACGATCGCTTGGTTAGAAGATTTCTTATCTACTTACGAAAACACCGTAATTGTTGTTTCGCATGACCGTCACTTCCTTGATACCGTTTGTACCCATATTGGAGATTTAGATTATGCAAAATTAAATCTTTATACAGGGAATTATTCTTTTTGGTATCAGGCATCTCAACTTGCGACAAGACAAAGACAACAGGCTAATAAAAAGGCAGAAGACAAGAAAAAAGAACTACAGGATTTTATCGCACGATTTTCCTCCAACGTGGCGAAAGCAAAACAGGCAACTGCACGTAAAAAAATGATCGATAAGCTGAATATCGAAGATATTAAACCATCTTCCAGACGTTATCCGGCAATTATTTTTGATACGGAACGTGAAGCAGGTGACCAAATTCTTGAAATTAAAGGATTAGAAAAAACAAAAGATGGGGAATTGCTTTTCTCAAAAATTGACTTAAATTTAAAGAAAGGAGATAAAGTAGCGATTATTTCTAAAAACTCTTTGGCGATTACAGAATTCTTTCAAATCTTAAGCGGTAACGTTGAAGCTGATAAAGGAGAATTCAATTGGGGAATTACAACCAATCAATCTTACATGCCTTTGGATAATGCGAGTTTCTTTCAGGAAAATATCAGTTTAGTAGATTGGCTAAGACAGTTTACAAAAAATGATGAAGAACGTCACGAAGAATATATGCGAGGTTTTCTGGGGAAAATGCTATTCTCTGGTGATGAAGCACTTAAGTCCTGCACCGTCCTTTCAGGAGGTGAGAAGATGCGTTGCATGTTTAGCCGCATGATGTTGCAAAGAGCCAATGTTCTATTATTGGACGAACCTACCAATCATCTGGATCTAGAAAGTATTACCACTTTAAATAATTCCTTAGTGAATTTTAAAGGAAATATTTTACTTTCTTCTCATGACCACGAAATGTTGCAAACAGTATGTAACCGTGTTGTGGAATTGACGCCGAAAGGAATTATCGATCGCGAAATGACGTACGATGAATATTTAGAAGACAAAAAAGTAAAAGAATTACAACAGCAAATGTATTCTTAG
- the smpB gene encoding SsrA-binding protein SmpB, with protein MKIEKSIAIFNKRARFEYEISEEIEAGMVLTGTEIKSLRSSKASITESFCQFIDGELYIINMMIDEYKLGTFYNHKTKRERKLLLHKRELQKFEKKLKDVGNTIIPLKLYINEKGKAKILIALGRGKKLFDKREGIKDRENKRNLDRILKKS; from the coding sequence ATGAAGATTGAAAAATCAATCGCAATTTTTAATAAACGAGCTCGTTTTGAATATGAAATTTCAGAAGAGATCGAAGCAGGCATGGTACTTACCGGCACAGAGATTAAATCATTGAGGTCTTCTAAAGCAAGCATCACCGAATCCTTTTGCCAGTTTATTGATGGGGAGTTATATATTATCAATATGATGATTGATGAGTATAAATTAGGAACTTTTTATAATCACAAAACAAAAAGGGAACGGAAATTGTTGTTGCACAAAAGAGAATTGCAGAAGTTTGAAAAAAAACTCAAAGATGTTGGGAATACAATCATTCCTTTAAAGTTATATATTAATGAAAAGGGGAAAGCAAAAATCCTTATTGCACTCGGTAGAGGTAAAAAACTTTTCGATAAAAGGGAGGGTATCAAAGACAGAGAAAACAAACGAAATCTCGACAGAATATTAAAGAAAAGTTAA
- a CDS encoding OmpA family protein, with amino-acid sequence MKNLKLGISVLALTIGSTVFAQTTSNPWLIGVGAHGVNHVAGGGNAGNVLSTAVGGTDQGQLYNINNFTITPPLSKLTVARNLSKFLVLDWQTSVGNVDNKKLGMGKEFFLMTGLGLQLKANGFWNEESWFDPYVRVGANYLRHDYTGQANAVKSDGTNIGADHFALATGLGSNFWITKNFGLGIQGDYVSTPTDKSTAANFWQASASLLFRFGNTDKDKDGILDKDDRCPDTPGLAEFQGCPDTDGDGIPDIDDQCPDVAGPVENNGCPWPDTDGDGVVDKDDACVDVAGPAENNGCPWPDTDGDGVLDKDDACPTVFGLAQYNGCPKPKSVTATEVEGELKNIYFDFDKSTITAESGARLDAAATLIKTDGGNYLLEGQTDKKGAEAYNLDLSRRRAAAVVTALDSRGVDATALKSIGVGEAKAVVPETASNSERQQDRKVVVRAIEDATEWATFKKHDVEVKKAAKKTTTKKRK; translated from the coding sequence ATGAAAAATCTAAAATTAGGAATTTCAGTATTAGCTCTTACTATAGGCTCTACTGTTTTCGCTCAGACTACCAGCAACCCGTGGTTAATCGGTGTTGGTGCTCATGGAGTAAATCACGTTGCCGGTGGAGGTAATGCTGGGAATGTACTCTCAACAGCTGTCGGTGGAACTGATCAAGGTCAATTGTACAACATTAACAATTTTACAATTACACCTCCACTTTCAAAATTAACAGTTGCTAGAAACTTAAGCAAGTTTTTAGTTCTAGACTGGCAAACTTCCGTAGGGAATGTTGATAACAAAAAATTAGGTATGGGAAAAGAATTTTTCCTAATGACTGGTTTAGGTCTTCAATTGAAAGCCAATGGATTTTGGAATGAAGAATCTTGGTTTGATCCATATGTAAGAGTTGGTGCAAACTACTTGAGACATGATTATACAGGTCAAGCTAACGCAGTGAAATCTGATGGTACAAACATTGGTGCTGACCACTTTGCTTTAGCAACAGGTCTAGGATCTAATTTCTGGATTACTAAAAACTTCGGTTTAGGTATTCAAGGTGATTACGTATCTACGCCAACTGATAAATCAACAGCTGCTAACTTTTGGCAAGCATCTGCTTCATTATTATTTAGATTTGGAAATACTGACAAAGATAAAGATGGAATCTTAGATAAAGATGACAGATGTCCAGATACTCCAGGTTTAGCAGAATTCCAAGGTTGTCCAGATACTGATGGAGACGGAATTCCTGACATTGATGATCAATGTCCAGATGTTGCAGGTCCAGTTGAAAACAACGGATGTCCTTGGCCAGATACTGACGGAGACGGTGTTGTTGATAAAGACGATGCTTGTGTAGATGTTGCAGGTCCAGCTGAAAACAATGGTTGTCCTTGGCCAGATACTGACGGAGACGGAGTATTAGACAAAGATGATGCTTGTCCTACCGTTTTCGGTCTTGCTCAATACAATGGTTGTCCTAAACCTAAATCTGTTACTGCTACTGAAGTAGAAGGAGAATTGAAAAATATTTATTTCGATTTCGACAAATCTACAATCACTGCTGAATCAGGTGCAAGATTAGACGCTGCTGCAACGCTTATCAAAACTGACGGAGGTAATTACTTACTAGAAGGTCAAACTGATAAAAAAGGTGCTGAGGCTTATAACTTAGACTTATCTAGAAGAAGAGCTGCTGCTGTAGTTACTGCTTTAGATTCAAGAGGTGTTGATGCTACTGCACTTAAATCAATCGGAGTTGGAGAAGCGAAAGCTGTAGTTCCAGAAACTGCTTCTAACTCAGAAAGACAACAAGATAGAAAAGTTGTAGTAAGAGCTATTGAAGACGCAACAGAATGGGCTACTTTCAAAAAGCACGACGTTGAAGTTAAAAAAGCTGCTAAAAAAACAACAACTAAAAAAAGAAAATAA
- a CDS encoding YebC/PmpR family DNA-binding transcriptional regulator: MGRAFEYRKASKMARWDKMAKTFSKIGKDIALAVKSGGPDPDTNPGLRRCIQNAKGANMPKDNVERAIKKASGVDAEHYEEITYEGYGQGGVAFFVECTTNNPTRTVANVRAIFNKFDGNLGKNGELAFIFDRKGIFSLDKSLIKLDWDDFEMEMIDGGAEDIDHDEVEVFITTAFEDFGTLSHKLEELGIEPKSAEVQRIPNNTKEVTADQFKSNMKMLDRFEEDDDVQNVYHNMEITEELLELI; encoded by the coding sequence ATGGGAAGAGCATTTGAATATAGAAAAGCTTCTAAAATGGCCAGATGGGATAAAATGGCTAAAACATTTTCAAAAATTGGTAAGGATATAGCACTTGCTGTTAAGTCAGGTGGACCAGATCCTGATACAAATCCAGGTTTAAGAAGATGTATCCAGAACGCAAAGGGAGCCAATATGCCCAAAGATAACGTCGAGCGTGCAATTAAAAAGGCGAGCGGTGTTGATGCAGAACATTACGAAGAAATCACCTACGAAGGTTATGGACAAGGCGGGGTTGCATTTTTTGTAGAGTGTACTACAAATAATCCCACAAGAACGGTAGCCAACGTACGTGCAATTTTTAATAAATTTGATGGTAACCTCGGTAAAAATGGGGAACTTGCTTTTATCTTTGATAGAAAAGGAATTTTCTCACTAGATAAATCTCTTATCAAACTTGATTGGGATGATTTTGAAATGGAAATGATAGATGGTGGTGCAGAAGATATCGATCATGATGAAGTAGAGGTTTTTATTACGACCGCTTTCGAAGATTTTGGAACACTTTCACATAAGTTGGAAGAACTTGGTATTGAGCCTAAAAGTGCCGAAGTACAGAGGATTCCCAATAATACAAAAGAAGTTACGGCTGATCAGTTCAAAAGTAATATGAAGATGCTGGATCGATTTGAAGAAGATGATGATGTTCAGAATGTTTACCATAATATGGAGATTACAGAAGAGCTGCTGGAACTTATTTAA
- a CDS encoding UDP-2,3-diacylglucosamine diphosphatase, with translation MKRNVDLVVISDVHLGTYGCKAKELLQYLNSIEPKTLILNGDIFDIWNFKKSYFPKSHLKIIRKILSFASTETDIYYITGNHDEMFRKFTDFEIGNLQVCNKICLNLDNKKTWIFHGDVFDASVQHSKWIAKLGGKGYDLLIMINNLTNWLLVKMGREKYSFSKKIKNSVKNAVKFIGDFELTAAELAIDNGYNYVVCGHIHQPQIREVVTKKGSCVYLNSGDWVENLSALEYHQKKWSIFYYEEHKHLLKEDVSTEFPEISQIELMKIVTNFS, from the coding sequence ATGAAAAGAAACGTTGATTTGGTAGTTATCTCTGATGTTCACCTGGGAACTTACGGGTGTAAGGCAAAAGAGTTATTGCAGTATCTCAATTCAATTGAGCCTAAAACTTTAATTCTAAATGGCGATATCTTCGACATTTGGAATTTTAAAAAATCCTATTTTCCCAAATCACATCTGAAAATAATAAGGAAGATCCTTTCTTTTGCGAGTACAGAAACAGATATTTATTATATAACAGGGAATCATGATGAAATGTTTCGAAAGTTTACCGATTTTGAAATAGGTAATCTTCAGGTCTGCAATAAGATCTGTCTTAATCTTGATAACAAGAAGACCTGGATCTTTCATGGTGACGTATTTGATGCATCCGTCCAACATTCGAAGTGGATTGCTAAACTTGGTGGAAAAGGATATGATCTTCTAATTATGATCAATAATCTGACGAATTGGTTATTGGTTAAAATGGGTAGAGAAAAGTATTCCTTTTCTAAAAAAATTAAGAATAGCGTTAAGAATGCAGTGAAGTTTATCGGAGATTTTGAATTAACTGCGGCAGAACTGGCGATTGATAACGGTTACAATTATGTCGTTTGTGGTCATATTCATCAACCGCAGATTAGAGAAGTTGTTACCAAGAAAGGATCTTGTGTATACCTTAACTCTGGTGATTGGGTTGAGAATTTATCGGCATTGGAGTACCACCAGAAGAAATGGAGCATTTTCTACTATGAGGAGCATAAGCATTTATTAAAAGAGGACGTATCTACAGAGTTTCCGGAAATTAGTCAAATAGAGCTGATGAAAATTGTAACAAATTTTTCATAA
- a CDS encoding glycosyltransferase family protein, producing MKVLYAFQGTGNGHVARAQEIVPILKKHVQVDTLISGHQSQLKSNFTVDFKYKGVSLLYNKAGGLSYRKTFLENNFFEAAKNIMDIDLSQYDLIINDFEPLTGWASRFNSVPIIELSHQASFGFKETPKPKTKNFLGELVLNNYVPCVRKIGFHFENYHVQIKKPVIRGKIRDLYPTKRGYYMVYLPSFSNENIMHVLKKIPVEWKVFTKNNSLHLKEGNVEIFPIDEIRYLEYFENCEGILCSAGFETPAEALFMEKKLFVIPIRNQYEQECNACALDQLGIPNSKTLNDEDIMKWVATDFDIKVNYPNVIEEILLNEVLTF from the coding sequence ATGAAAGTTTTATATGCATTCCAGGGCACAGGAAATGGACATGTCGCCAGAGCACAGGAAATTGTTCCTATTCTTAAAAAACATGTGCAAGTTGACACTTTGATCAGTGGTCACCAATCTCAACTGAAATCTAACTTTACTGTTGATTTTAAGTATAAAGGAGTATCATTGCTTTACAACAAAGCGGGTGGTTTATCATACCGCAAAACTTTTTTGGAAAACAATTTTTTTGAAGCTGCAAAAAATATAATGGATATTGATCTTTCGCAATATGATTTAATCATTAATGATTTTGAACCTTTGACAGGTTGGGCCTCGAGGTTTAATTCAGTCCCAATTATTGAATTAAGTCATCAGGCATCTTTCGGCTTTAAAGAAACACCTAAACCCAAGACTAAAAATTTTCTTGGTGAACTTGTGTTGAATAATTACGTTCCTTGCGTTCGAAAAATCGGTTTTCATTTTGAAAATTATCATGTTCAGATAAAAAAGCCTGTCATTAGGGGAAAAATAAGAGATCTCTATCCCACTAAGAGAGGATATTATATGGTTTATTTACCAAGTTTTTCGAATGAAAACATCATGCACGTTTTAAAAAAAATTCCCGTGGAATGGAAAGTGTTTACAAAAAACAACAGTTTACATCTGAAAGAAGGGAATGTGGAGATTTTTCCTATCGATGAAATTAGATATTTAGAATATTTTGAAAATTGCGAAGGAATCTTATGCAGTGCTGGTTTCGAAACTCCGGCTGAGGCGCTATTTATGGAAAAGAAGTTATTTGTGATTCCGATCCGCAATCAATATGAACAGGAATGTAATGCTTGTGCTCTAGACCAATTAGGAATACCTAACTCTAAGACATTGAACGATGAGGATATCATGAAATGGGTAGCTACTGATTTTGATATTAAAGTAAACTACCCAAATGTTATTGAAGAAATACTGCTAAACGAAGTATTAACTTTTTAA
- a CDS encoding CocE/NonD family hydrolase — MKKTFQLLLLLFFVFSFAQKQPDNSFVKENFIKKELYIPMRDGVKLFTSIYIPKDISKSKKYPFLMQRTCYSVAPYGEEVYRPSLGPNKYLMNDKYIFVYQDVRGRYMSEGTFTNMTPQVQHKTKKDVDESTDTYDTIDWLIKNISNNNGKIGQYGTSYPGFYTAAGTISEHPALVASSPQAPISDFWNDDFLHNGRFMLGYFRTFPVFGVQKTKAENKAWYMDTFVKQTSEDGLKFYRDMGTLKDGYEKYYKDNFFMTEIMNHPNYDEFWQKRSLLPHLKNINHAVMTVGGWFDAEDLSGPLNIYKTIEKTSPKAKNTIVMGPFSHGAWSREPGKQFHNEIFFGDSISTYYQTKLETPFFKHYLKGDAKVDAGLPEATMFDTGKMEWKEFSVYPPNNTQKLSLYLADGTLRNQSSKNISEYYSDPNNPVLSSANLKDFNGFTPRNYMSEDQRFAEGRPDVLTFTTELLTEELTLTGEILAKLNISSTSTDADFVVKLIDIYPEDFVPKEKKEGIVYGNYHQMVRSEIMPARFRNSREKGEALVPNQKTSVAVKLQDVLHTFKKGHKIQIQIASSWFPLFAINPQKFMENPNFATKDDYTKAFIKIFGDSSIEVNVLK, encoded by the coding sequence ATGAAAAAAACATTCCAACTTTTGTTGCTTTTATTTTTTGTTTTTTCGTTTGCGCAAAAGCAACCTGACAATTCTTTTGTAAAGGAAAATTTCATCAAGAAAGAACTTTACATTCCAATGCGTGATGGAGTAAAATTATTTACGTCAATCTATATCCCTAAAGACATTTCCAAATCAAAGAAATATCCTTTTTTAATGCAGCGAACATGCTACAGTGTCGCTCCATATGGTGAAGAGGTCTATAGACCTTCTTTAGGACCCAATAAATACTTAATGAATGATAAATATATTTTTGTTTACCAAGATGTTCGGGGAAGATATATGAGTGAGGGAACTTTCACGAATATGACTCCACAAGTCCAACATAAAACGAAAAAAGATGTGGATGAAAGTACGGACACCTATGATACGATTGACTGGCTGATTAAAAATATCAGTAACAATAATGGAAAAATTGGACAATACGGAACTTCCTATCCAGGATTTTATACGGCAGCCGGCACCATTTCCGAACATCCCGCATTAGTAGCTTCTTCACCTCAAGCTCCTATTTCTGATTTTTGGAATGATGATTTTCTTCATAATGGAAGGTTTATGCTGGGTTACTTTAGAACGTTCCCTGTCTTTGGAGTTCAAAAAACAAAAGCTGAAAATAAAGCTTGGTACATGGATACTTTTGTTAAACAAACCTCTGAAGATGGTCTTAAATTTTACAGAGATATGGGGACTTTAAAAGATGGATACGAGAAATACTACAAAGACAATTTCTTTATGACTGAAATTATGAACCATCCCAATTACGATGAATTTTGGCAAAAGCGTAGTTTATTACCTCATCTTAAAAATATAAATCATGCCGTAATGACTGTTGGCGGCTGGTTTGACGCAGAAGATCTATCTGGCCCGCTCAACATTTACAAGACGATTGAGAAAACGAGTCCAAAAGCTAAAAACACCATTGTAATGGGTCCTTTTTCTCATGGGGCTTGGTCTAGAGAGCCAGGCAAGCAATTTCATAACGAGATTTTTTTTGGTGATAGCATTTCGACTTATTATCAAACAAAGTTAGAAACTCCCTTTTTTAAACATTATTTAAAAGGAGACGCTAAAGTTGATGCAGGTTTACCAGAAGCAACCATGTTTGACACCGGGAAAATGGAATGGAAAGAATTCTCTGTTTATCCACCAAACAACACCCAGAAACTGTCTCTTTACTTAGCAGATGGAACATTAAGAAATCAGTCATCAAAAAATATTTCGGAATATTACAGTGATCCAAATAATCCTGTGTTGAGTTCAGCAAATTTGAAAGATTTTAATGGGTTTACTCCCCGAAATTACATGAGTGAGGATCAAAGATTTGCAGAAGGCCGTCCTGATGTATTAACTTTTACAACAGAATTATTAACCGAGGAGCTCACCCTAACTGGAGAGATCTTAGCCAAGTTAAATATTTCCTCGACTTCTACAGATGCTGATTTTGTAGTAAAATTAATTGACATATATCCTGAAGATTTCGTCCCGAAAGAAAAAAAAGAAGGAATAGTTTACGGAAATTACCATCAAATGGTAAGAAGTGAAATTATGCCTGCAAGATTTAGAAATTCAAGAGAAAAGGGGGAAGCACTGGTTCCAAATCAAAAAACTTCCGTTGCTGTTAAATTACAAGATGTTCTTCACACTTTCAAAAAAGGCCATAAGATCCAAATTCAAATCGCCAGTTCTTGGTTTCCTCTGTTTGCAATAAATCCGCAAAAATTTATGGAAAATCCAAACTTTGCTACTAAAGATGATTACACCAAAGCGTTTATCAAGATTTTTGGTGATAGCTCCATTGAAGTGAATGTCCTAAAATAA
- a CDS encoding alpha-ketoglutarate-dependent dioxygenase AlkB family protein, with product MNLFENTDAPTINLLPQDGTVNYFGKIFGKGRADDYFEKLLDKIEWKNDEAVIFGKRIITKRKVAWYGDKNFQYTYSKLTKTALPWTKELLELKEIVEKKTGEQFNSCLLNLYHDGSEGMAYHSDAEKDLKKNGAIASLSFGAERKFSFKHKTNKERIDIDLHNGSLLVMKDQTQTFWLHRLPASKKISSPRINLTFRMIENHD from the coding sequence ATGAATCTCTTCGAAAATACGGATGCTCCTACAATTAATCTATTGCCCCAAGATGGAACTGTTAATTATTTTGGTAAAATATTTGGCAAAGGTAGAGCTGATGATTACTTTGAGAAACTGTTAGACAAGATAGAATGGAAAAATGATGAGGCGGTAATATTTGGTAAACGGATCATAACCAAAAGAAAGGTAGCTTGGTATGGAGACAAGAATTTTCAATATACTTATTCGAAGTTAACAAAAACCGCACTTCCGTGGACCAAAGAACTTTTGGAATTGAAAGAAATTGTAGAAAAGAAAACTGGCGAGCAGTTTAACTCCTGTTTGTTGAATCTTTATCATGATGGTAGTGAAGGAATGGCTTACCATAGTGATGCAGAGAAAGATTTAAAGAAAAATGGTGCGATTGCCTCCTTAAGTTTTGGTGCAGAGCGAAAATTTTCATTTAAACATAAAACAAATAAAGAAAGAATAGACATTGATCTCCACAACGGAAGTTTATTGGTGATGAAGGACCAAACCCAGACATTTTGGTTGCATCGGCTTCCAGCTAGCAAAAAAATTTCTTCACCACGTATAAATCTTACTTTCCGTATGATTGAGAATCATGATTAG
- a CDS encoding BON domain-containing protein has product MKKTIAMATLALAVSFGSIACKKKVSDAELQTQATTVVTSNPNASVEVKDGQAHLSGTFADKASKDAMIASLKAIPGVKDVHDMSTIAEPVVVETTAAVDPANVQKVTDALKDFPSVKAEVINGELTLTGNVSPAQARNIKMSVDALQVGKVNYNYTVK; this is encoded by the coding sequence ATGAAAAAAACAATCGCAATGGCAACATTGGCACTTGCAGTGTCTTTCGGTTCTATCGCTTGTAAAAAGAAAGTTTCTGATGCAGAACTTCAAACACAAGCTACAACAGTAGTGACCTCTAATCCCAATGCTTCTGTGGAAGTGAAAGATGGTCAAGCTCATCTAAGCGGAACTTTTGCAGATAAAGCTTCAAAAGACGCAATGATTGCTTCTCTGAAAGCAATTCCAGGAGTAAAAGATGTTCACGATATGTCAACCATCGCTGAGCCAGTTGTTGTAGAAACTACTGCAGCAGTTGATCCCGCAAATGTTCAGAAAGTAACCGATGCTCTTAAAGATTTCCCTTCAGTAAAAGCTGAAGTAATAAATGGTGAACTAACTTTAACCGGAAATGTGTCACCTGCACAAGCTAGAAACATTAAAATGTCTGTCGATGCTTTGCAAGTTGGAAAAGTAAATTATAACTATACTGTAAAATAA
- a CDS encoding SH3 domain-containing protein — MSALQDKYASVISAAQSSGVSNLQVSEQDGILYVSGKASSSSAKDAVWNALGAIDSTYSASDINVDVQVAGLAAGASLKVNTESSNLNIRQEPSTEAAVVGKAAKGESVTLVEQTSEEWWKVKTADGEEGYAYARYLQA, encoded by the coding sequence ATGAGTGCATTACAAGATAAATACGCAAGTGTAATTTCTGCAGCCCAGTCTTCGGGAGTTTCAAATCTTCAGGTTTCAGAACAGGATGGGATTTTATATGTTTCCGGAAAAGCAAGTTCTTCTTCTGCTAAAGACGCAGTATGGAATGCTTTAGGAGCAATCGATTCTACTTATTCAGCTTCAGATATTAACGTAGATGTACAAGTTGCTGGACTTGCAGCTGGTGCTTCTTTGAAAGTGAATACAGAGTCTTCTAACCTTAATATCAGACAAGAACCTTCTACAGAAGCTGCAGTAGTTGGTAAAGCTGCAAAAGGAGAGTCGGTGACTTTAGTAGAGCAGACTTCTGAAGAGTGGTGGAAAGTAAAAACTGCTGATGGAGAAGAAGGTTATGCTTACGCAAGATATTTGCAAGCGTAA
- a CDS encoding dicarboxylate/amino acid:cation symporter yields MKGQNKLFIAIIIALIIGVVMGGVVHTQYPESSEGFSKNIKLLGTIFIRLVQMIIAPLVFTTLVVGIAKMSDIKMIGRVGTKAMLWFITASLVSLMIGLAFVNWLEPGLVMQLDKPAADAAVEVVASSQGLSLEEFVKHIIPKSLFEAFATNEVLQIVVFSIMFGIALANMGEEYTKPIVKALDICAHAILKMVGYIMWFAPLGVLGAIAAVVATNGFDIFKVYAIYLRDFFFALAVLWLVLCIVGYMILGNRLFELLRRIKEPLLIAFSTTSSEAVFPKLVEELERFGCNNRIVSFILPLGYSFNLDGSMMYMTFAAIFIAQIYGIDMTLGQQVIMLLVLMLTSKGIAGVPRASLVIIVATCTMFGIPPEGIALILPIDHFCDMGRSMTNVLGNALATSAVSKWEGQLDNHGGDL; encoded by the coding sequence ATGAAAGGTCAAAACAAACTGTTCATCGCCATTATTATTGCGCTTATTATAGGTGTTGTTATGGGCGGTGTAGTCCATACCCAATATCCTGAAAGTTCCGAAGGATTTTCAAAAAACATTAAACTGTTAGGAACTATTTTTATCCGATTAGTTCAGATGATTATCGCACCGCTGGTATTTACAACTTTAGTAGTGGGAATTGCCAAGATGAGCGATATCAAAATGATCGGTAGAGTAGGAACCAAAGCGATGCTGTGGTTTATCACCGCGTCACTGGTATCTTTAATGATAGGATTGGCTTTTGTAAACTGGTTAGAGCCAGGATTGGTGATGCAGTTAGACAAGCCGGCAGCAGATGCAGCAGTAGAAGTTGTTGCAAGCAGTCAGGGATTATCATTGGAAGAATTTGTGAAACATATTATTCCTAAAAGTTTATTTGAGGCTTTTGCAACCAATGAAGTTTTACAGATTGTAGTATTTTCAATTATGTTTGGGATAGCTCTTGCCAATATGGGTGAGGAATATACCAAACCTATTGTAAAAGCCCTGGATATTTGTGCTCATGCCATCTTAAAAATGGTAGGATACATCATGTGGTTTGCGCCATTAGGAGTCTTAGGTGCGATCGCGGCAGTAGTTGCCACCAATGGATTCGACATTTTCAAAGTATACGCAATATACCTCAGAGATTTCTTTTTTGCCTTGGCAGTTCTATGGTTGGTGCTTTGTATTGTTGGATACATGATTTTAGGAAATCGTCTATTCGAATTATTGAGAAGGATAAAAGAGCCTTTACTCATCGCGTTTTCTACTACAAGCTCAGAAGCAGTTTTCCCTAAACTGGTAGAGGAGCTCGAAAGATTCGGATGTAACAATAGAATTGTGTCGTTTATTTTACCATTAGGATACTCCTTTAACCTTGATGGAAGTATGATGTATATGACGTTTGCAGCGATCTTTATTGCGCAGATTTATGGAATCGATATGACTTTAGGACAACAGGTGATCATGCTTTTGGTTTTAATGTTAACATCCAAAGGAATTGCAGGTGTTCCGAGAGCAAGTTTAGTGATCATTGTAGCAACTTGTACCATGTTTGGGATTCCACCTGAAGGTATTGCACTGATTTTACCAATTGATCATTTCTGTGATATGGGAAGAAGTATGACCAATGTTTTGGGTAATGCTTTGGCAACATCTGCAGTTTCCAAGTGGGAAGGCCAACTCGACAATCATGGTGGGGATTTATAA